Below is a genomic region from Desulfobacter sp..
AATTGTGGCCGGCGCGCTTCAGGATCATTCCCGGGCCTTGATTCTGGGCACCCCTTCTTTTGGCAAGGGCTCGGTACAGACGGTTCGTCCCCTTAAGGAAGGATTTGGCATTAAATACACCATTGCAAGGTATTATACCCCCAGCGGCCGTTCCATCCAGGCCAAGGGGATTTTACCGGATATTGAGGTGGCCCAGGGCACCCTGGTGAAAAAGGATAAAAAGAAGTCCGCATTTGAGCGGATGATGAAAGAGAAAGATCTTAAAAACAGCCTCAAACCCGAGAGTCCGGGTAAAGATAAAAATAAGGTTAAAAAAGAGAAAAACAGTGAAGCCGAAACGCTCAACCAGGATGCCCAGGTCAAACGCGCCCTTGATATTCTCATCAGTTACGGGATTTTTAATAGAGTAAATGGCAGCTAAGAAAAAGATCGGGCCCGGAAAAAAAACCGTTTCAAAGGCAAGCCCTAAAAAAAAGACAAGCCCTAAAAAAAAGAGCCTGGCCCGTAAAAAGAGCGCTCCGAAAAAAGGGATATCCAAGGCAAATAAAACTCTTTTTCATGAGCTGAAAAAGGTGGGTCTGGGCATTGCCATTCTTCTTGCCGTCTGCATGACAACGGCCATGCTCGCGGATATTTTCCTTAAATCCGGCCGGCCTGTGCCGGAATTTGTGCCCTCGGCATCTGTTCCGGCAACAAAGGGGCCGTCCAAGGCCCTTGAGTTTCCCAAAAAAGAACAGGTCACAACCTCTGGGACTGCCGAAAAAAAGAGTGCCTCCCCAGGCCTCAAGGAAAAAGTCAAACCGCCCCAAGATCCGGCCATTGTCTATGAAGTCTTTGATGATGTGGACCCTGGACATGACCGTAAACCCCCTGTGGCCCCCTCTGATACGACCCCTAAAATTGCCATCATCATTGATGATATCGGGTATGACAAGGGATTGGCCATGTCTCTGTTTGATCTGGACAAGGATATTACCTTTTCAGTGCTTCCCTTTTCCCCTTTTGGTAAAATCCTTGCCCAAAGGTTTTCGGCAAAGGGGGCTGAACTCATGCTCCATCTGCCCATGGAACCTGTCCAGTATCCCCGGGTGAATCCCGGCCCCGGGGCCCTGCTCTCTTCCATGTCCCCGGATATGCTTTTGGATCAGCTGAGAAAGGACCTGGACGCAGTTCCGGGGGTGGCCGGTGTGAACAACCACATGGGGTCCAAAATGACGGCGGACTCGGACAAGATGAACCAGATTTTTACGGTGCTTAAAAAAGAGGATCTCTTTTTTATCGATTCCAGGACCGCGCCCAACTCAAAGGGAGAGGCGTCAGCAAGGCTGTTTTTCCTTAAATTTTCCCACAGGGATATATTTTTGGATAATTTCCAGGATATACACTATATATCAGGGCAATTTGGCAAGCTGGTCAAGGCCGCCCAAAAACACGGCACAGCCATCGGTATCGGTCATCCCTATCCTGCGACCCTGGAGACCCTGAAAATTGAACTGCCCAAACTCCAGGGCCGGGTTCAGGTGGTACGGGCAAGCCGCCTTGTGGCCATTCCCGGGTAAGGAATCTTTTTTGTATTGTCCTAAAAGAGCCTCAAGGCAATATGGGTGAAAAGCAGATATTTTGGGACCTGGCGTAGCGGTCCAGGGTTTCAACCCCGATGAGGGGGTCGGGTGAATAGGGCAGATTCAGGACTGGAAAAGAGGGGTATGGGTTCTCGAGGTTGTCTGTATCATTTGCATTGCGGTGGTTGAATATCAGAGCATCCAGCTTGATGTTCAAACCGGTCAGCTGGGTGATGATCCGTTGGGTTTCGGCCAAAGAGAGGCGGTCTCCGTTGTGAACGGCAAAAAAACGGGCCAGTCTTTTGTCTTGGAAAAATTGTTTTAACTCCAAATGGCTGGATTTAAGTTCCTGGATCCTGGCCAGAACCTTGTCCCTTTGAATCTCTTTGCCGGCAAATTTAATTCGTGAAATAATCTCTTTTCTCTGGTTGATTTCCGTTCTCAGTTTTTCCAATTGCTCCACCCAGAGCAGGGAGAGGGCCGGCAAATTGAAAAAATGCATGGACAGGGCTGTGGGCGGCATGTCAATGACCAGATAGTCACAGGCCTTGTGCTTTTCTTTTAATGCGGTGAATGCCGTTGCCAGGGCATGGGCCTCCATGCCCGGAGAGTATTTTAACACCTCAAAGTAGTTGTCCATGTTAAATGCGGTCAAATAGGCGTAGCTTTGTTTGACCTTCTGGGTGGTGAG
It encodes:
- a CDS encoding divergent polysaccharide deacetylase family protein, with product MAAKKKIGPGKKTVSKASPKKKTSPKKKSLARKKSAPKKGISKANKTLFHELKKVGLGIAILLAVCMTTAMLADIFLKSGRPVPEFVPSASVPATKGPSKALEFPKKEQVTTSGTAEKKSASPGLKEKVKPPQDPAIVYEVFDDVDPGHDRKPPVAPSDTTPKIAIIIDDIGYDKGLAMSLFDLDKDITFSVLPFSPFGKILAQRFSAKGAELMLHLPMEPVQYPRVNPGPGALLSSMSPDMLLDQLRKDLDAVPGVAGVNNHMGSKMTADSDKMNQIFTVLKKEDLFFIDSRTAPNSKGEASARLFFLKFSHRDIFLDNFQDIHYISGQFGKLVKAAQKHGTAIGIGHPYPATLETLKIELPKLQGRVQVVRASRLVAIPG
- a CDS encoding ArsA family ATPase — its product is MMNTPETIFFLGKGGTGKSTASVLFSLELARKGKKVLLASFDDAHNLSDIFEQSLSHKPRRINAGLEVLQVDRDREIKAYLALTTQKVKQSYAYLTAFNMDNYFEVLKYSPGMEAHALATAFTALKEKHKACDYLVIDMPPTALSMHFFNLPALSLLWVEQLEKLRTEINQRKEIISRIKFAGKEIQRDKVLARIQELKSSHLELKQFFQDKRLARFFAVHNGDRLSLAETQRIITQLTGLNIKLDALIFNHRNANDTDNLENPYPSFPVLNLPYSPDPLIGVETLDRYARSQNICFSPILP